A stretch of DNA from Candidatus Latescibacter sp.:
CAGCTCCCTGGAAAGCGAGCCGATGGAAACATGCCGTTGCCCGTCATAAATGAGCATTTCATATATCTCGTCGGACAGGACATGGATACCGGATTCGACTATTACCTTGCCGAGTTCCCCAAGCTCTTCCCCGCTGTAAATCATTCCTGTCGGATTGGAAGGGGTGTTCATGATAAGCAGACGGGTACGGGGGGTGATCGCCTCCTTCAATTGAAGATGAGTGATCTTGAAACCGTTCTCTTCCCTGCAGGGAATGATTACCGGTTTTCCGCCCGCCAGGCATACCATTTCCGGGTACGAGAGCCAGTAGGGCGAAGGGATGATCACTTCGTCGCCCGGACCGATCATGGAGAATATCACCAGGAAATCGCTGTGCTTTGCCCCGCAGTTCACCATCACCTGGGCGGGTGCATAGTCCAGACCGTTGTCGCGATGGAATTTGTCACAAATAGCTTTTTTCAATTCCGCAATGCCGGAAGAAGCGGTATACCGTGTGAAACCGCTCCGGATGGCTTCGCAGGCGGCATCGCAGATGTGTTTTGGAGTATCGAAATCAGGCTCCCCCGCGCTTAAAGGAATAACATCGATTCCACGGGCTTTCATCGCGTTGGCCCGGGCGCTGATCGCCAGGGTCATTGAAGGTTTGATATTTCGGACTGCGGGCGAAAGAATCATGCATTCTCCTTCGTCAGGTGGTGTATTCCGCGTTTATGTTAATGTATTCATGAGAGATGTCGGTGGTATAGATTACCGCATCCGCCTGTCCCATACCCAGATTTACATCAACGGTTATCTCACGGGTGTTCAATTTTTTCCTCATCTCATGTTCGTTTATGAGAAGCGCACGCCCGGCATCGAACAGGGGAACACCTTGTAGGGCGATGGTGACATGCGCCTCGTCGATGGCAACTCCCGAATATCCTGCGGCGCAGATGATTCTTCCCCAATTGGGATCGCATCCGAAGAAAGCTGTTTTCACCAGCGGTGAATTGGCGATGGATAGACCAACCTGTCGGGCGTCCTCTTTACCTGCCGCACCTGCAACCCGGATAGTGATGAATTTCGTCGCCCCTTCGCCGTCGCTGACCAGCGCTTTCGCCATGCGCAGGCAAACCTCGGTCAAACCCTCGGTGAACTGGTCGAATGCCCTGGAACGGCTTTTCAGTGACGTATTTCCTGCCCTGCCGTTGGCCAGCACGAGCACCGTATCGTTGGTGGACATGTCTCCATCAACCGTGATGCAGTTGAAGCTTACCGAAACGGCATGTTTCAGCGCTCTGCGGAGAACCGCCGACTCGATATCCGCATCCGTGGTGATGAAACACAAGAGGGTAGCCATGTCCGGACAGATCATTCCGGCGCCCTTGGCAATCGCTCCGATCCGGACAAACGCATCGCCCATATCGATTTCAACAGCGGTTTCTTTCGGAACGGTGTCTGTGGTCATGATTGCCCGCGCCGCAAGATTTCCGCTGGCTCGTGAAAGGCTGCCGATCGCCCGGGGAATTCCGGCCACTACCCGATCGATGGGGAAAGGTCTCCCGATCACTCCTGTGGAAGCCACCAGTATCTCGGAAGGGTCGCATATCAGATAACGGGCTGTTTCGATGGTCATGGTCATGGCGGCGGCAATTCCATCTTCGCCGTTACAGGTATTGGCGTTGCCGCTGTTGGCGATTATGGCCCGTGCGCTCCCGTTCTGTAGATTCTCACGGCTCACCAGCACCGGAGCTCCTTTGATACGGTTGGTAGTAAACATGCCGGCGCAGGAGGCGGCAGAGTCGGAAGCGATAATCACAAGATCCGGTCTTCCCGGATATTTAATTCCACATTCGGCTGTTCCTGCGCGGAAACCGAGAGGCGCCGTGATTCCTCCGGGTATGTCTTTCAATACCAAACTCCTTATGAGAACAGACACTTTTTGATATTCCTGATTGCCTGATTGATGCGATGCTCATTTTCCACAAGCGAGATCCGGATATACCCGTCGCCAAGTCCGCCGAAAGCGATCCCCGGGGAAACAACTACCTCGGCTTCCTTGAGAAGTTTCATCGAAAACTCCATGGAACCCAGTGCGTGGTATTGCTCCGGTATAGGCGCCCAGATATACATGGTCGCACGGGGACGCGGGACGTCCCACCCTATCTTGGCCAGCCCGTCAATAAAGACATCACGGCGCTTCTGGTAGATTTTTACCGTCTCCGTCACACAGTCCTGGGACCCGTCAAGCGCAGCAATGGCCGCCACCTGGACGGGTGTGAAAATTCCGTAATCGAAATATCCTTTGATGCTGTAAAGGTCCTGAACTACCCGTGCGCTACCGACGCAGAAACCGACCCGCCAGCCGGCCATGCTGTATGCTTTCGACATGGTGGTAAATTCGACCGCTATGTCTTTGGCGCCGGGGATCTGGAGAATGCTCGGCGGCGCATACCCGTCAAATCCCAACTGCGCATACGCGAAATCGTGTACAACGATGGTATTTGTGCGCCTGGCGAATTCAATAATCTCGCCGAAGAAATCCAGATCGACACAGGCGGTAGTCGGGTTATGCGGAAACGAGAGCACTATGGCTTTCGGTTTCGGCCAGATCTCGCGGGAAATATCCTCCATCGCCGGGATGAATCCGGTTTTTTCGGTCAGCGGAACCGCAACAACATTCCCTCCTGCGATCACCACGCTGTAGATGTGCACCGGGAAGGTGGGATTGGTCACCATGACCGAATCGCCGGTATCTAGCAGGGCCAGCATGAGATGGGAAAGCCCCTCTTTCGACCCCAAAAGGGCAATGGATTCTGTTTCCCAGTCGAGATCGACATCGTAGAGATGCTTGTACTGCCGGCAGACGGCCTTTCGGATATTCGGAATTCCACGGCTTGCAGAATAACGGTGCGTTTTCGGGTCCCCCACCGCCTCGCGCAGTTTTTCCACCACTGCCGGAGGAGAGGGTATGTTTGGATTGCCCATCCCGAAATCGATTATATCGATGCCCTCTCGGCGCATCTTCAATTTTTGATCGTTCAGCCTGCCGAACAGGTAGGGAGGAAGCTTTTCCAGCCGTGCTGAGCGCCTGTATTCATTATTCATGAAGTAAATAGCCTTTCTATAAGTTAGCTCTCAACTCATTTTTGAATCTATGATCCCCCCTGCCTTCGGCATCCCCCCTTATTAAGGGGGGAACTTCAAAAAGGAGATACACTTTCTCCCTTCACGAGAAGCTTCCAATTGAAGGGTTTTCCCCCCTTAATAAGGGGGGTCAGGGGGGATCCAATCTTTTAGACCAACATTCCCTTTTGCCAAAATATAATTGAATTTTATGCCTCTTTTTCTCTCCGCATATCCAGGATCAGCTTGTAGGAGAGGCTATCCACCAAAGCAATATAGGAGGCGTCGATAACATTTTCCGATACTCCCACCGTCCCCCAGGAATCGACGCCGTCAGATGATTCAATCAGCACCCGCACCCGTGCGGCCGTGCCTTCGTCGGAATCAAGCACCCGAACCTTGTAGTCCTCAAGCCTGACCTCGGAAAGCGAGGGATAAAACCGGTTGAGCGCTTTACGAAGCGCGCTGTTCAACGCATCCACCGGGCCGTCCCCCTCGGCGGCGGTATGTTCCTCGGCGCCTTCCACAGAGAGTTTGATTGTAGCCTCGCTCACCATGGAGCCGTCATCGCGGCGGTCGGTAATAACGCGGAATCCCTCGAAAGAGAAGGGAGGCGTGTACCCTTCGATAATCCGCGCCGCGAGTATCTCGAAAGAACCCTGGGCGGCTTCGTACTGGTATCCTTCATGCTCTTTCCGTTTCAGCTCGGCCAGAACCGCTTTGACCAGCGGCCCGTTCCTGTCAAGGTTCATGTAGAAGCTGCTCAGCTTGGATAGTACTGTCGACCTGCCGGATTGATCAGAAAGCAGAAATCTCCGCTGGTTGCCGACCAGTTCCGGATCGACATGCTCGAACGTACGAGGATTCTTGAGCACGCCGTCGATATGTGCGCCTCCCTTGTGCGCATAAGCGCTCTCGCCGACATAGGGCTGACGGTGGTTATGGGATTCGTTGGCGATCTCCGATACAAACCTTGAAATGTCCATCAGACCTGAAAGACGGCCCTCCGGGAGACATTCCACACCCAGTTTGAGCACGAGGTTCGGTATGGTGGTGCAGAGGTTATCATTCCCGCAGCGCTCGCCGAAACCGTTGATGGTTCCCTGCACCTGGGAAGCGCCGTGCACAACCCCGACAAGAGTGTTCGCCGCGCTCATGCCCGCATCATTATGGCAGTGCATCCCGAATGGTATGCCGATCCGCTTCTTCACTTCATCGCAGATCGATGCTGTCTCCTCCGGGATACTTCCCCCATTGGTGTCACAGAGCACGATGATTTCGGCGCCGCCCTCTTCCGCAGCCTGAATAGTTCTGAGCGCGTACTCCGGCCTGGCCTTATAGCCGTCGAAAAAATGTTCGGCGTCATAAAAAACACGCCGTCCCTGCGCCCGGAGAAACCGTATCGAATCTTCGATCAGACCGATGTTTTCATCGAGAGATATCCGCAGCACCTCTTCCACATGGAGATCCCAGCTTTTCCCGAATATGGTCACAATCTCCGTATCGGCGTCAATGAGCGTACGGAGAATCGGATCCTTTTCCGGGGAGTTTGAAGCCCTTCGTGTCGAGCCGAACGCCGTCACCTTGGAAACAGATAGCCGAAGCTTTCCGACCTCACGGAAAAAATTCAAATCCTTGGGACTTGTGTAATTCGGCCAGCCTCCTTCGATATACTTCACCCCGAGACCGTCAAGCTTTTCTGTGATAAGCAGCTTGTCATCCATGCTGAAACTGATGGCCTCAGCCTGAGCGCCGTCACGGAGGGTGGAATCGTATATGTCCACATGCCGTATCGTATTTTTCGTATTTGTATCAGTCATGCCGCCATTCCGCCCGGTTATGATTCCCGCACGTTATAACCCTTCCCGCCAAATTGATCACATTTTTCAAGCCACAACCGCCATACTCATTGTATTCACGCTTGAGTGCGGCCTGTCTTTCCTTATACAATTTGAGATCCATCTTTTTTATCGGGAGGAGCTACTCTATTGAGATAGTCCCAGTATTCTCCCGGACTTCCAGGTATATTCTCCACTGTGAATTCGACTGCTTTCGCAATTTCCTTCACTTTGTCCCGCAGGATGGTCTGCATGCATCTCGGTACATGTTCTTTATAATGCCGATGAATGCGTACACAGTTATAACAATCCCCATGCCATTCACACTTGACATTCGGGCACGAACATTTTGCTTCTGCACCAGAAGCCAGCACAGCCCGTATATCTTTTATCTGTTCGATGAACTCTTCTTTGCTTTTCATTGTATTATGTCCTTATTTACTTTGCATCATAACATATTTTATTGCGTTTCTTTTCAAAATAGATGCCGAAACGGTTTCATCGTTCCCGCAAAGCGGCAACAAGTTCGGCATGACACCTGTCATCCTGAACTCGTTGCCGCTTTGCGGGAACGATAAAACCGTTTCAGGATATAAACACTCAAAACAAGCTCAATTATTTATGTCGTAATGTATAATTGCTTCGGGTGCAATTTCATCACTTCGCAATTTCCTCGCACACCGCGTCGCCTACCTCGGCTGTGCTCATTCCCATTTTACCCGCCGCCATGCTAATCATTTTCCGGGAAATGACTTCGATACAGGCTTTTTCCAGAATCGCCGCGGCTTTGGTTTCGCCCAGGTAATCGAGCATCATCTGGGCGCTCAGGATGGCGGCCATGGGATTTATCTTGCCGGTTCCGGTATATTTCGGAGCGCTCCCCCCTATCGGCTCGAACATGGAGACGCCTTCCGGGTTGAGGTTTCCTCCGGCGGCGATGCCCATACCGCCCTGTATGACCGCGCCGAGGTCGGTGATGATGTCACCGAACATGTTGTCGGTGACTATGACATCGAACCATTCCGGGTTTTTCACCATCCACATGCAGGTGGCGTCAACATGCGCATAATCGCGGGCTATATCGGGGTAATCCGCCGCGCCGACCTCGTGGAAAGCCCGCTCCCAGAGGTCCCAGGCGAAAGTGAGCACATTGGTTTTGCCGCAGAGTGTCACCTTACGGTCTTTGTTCCGTTTGCGGGCAAGCTCGAAAGCGAACCGGATGCATCGCTCCACCCCCTTGCGCGTGTTCACCGACTCCTGGATCGCCACTTCGTCAGGGGTGCCCTTTTTCATGAACCCGCCGCTCCCGACATACAATCCTTCCGTATTCTCGCGGACGACGATAAAATCAATATCCTTCGGTCCTTTTCCGGCAAGCGGGGTTTGAACCCCTTCATACAGTTTCACCGGCCGCAGATTGATATACTGGTCGAGGGCAAATCGCAGATTGAGAAGTATCCCCTTTTCAAGAATTCCCGGCCTTACCCCCGGATGGCCAATTGCGCCGAGCAGAATGGCATCGAACGTTTTCAGGGTTTCAACCGCATTGTCCGGCAGGATTTCCCCGGTTTTCAGGTAATGTTCGCCGCCCCAGTTAAAATGCACCGTCTCATAGGTGAATCCAACCTTGCCCGCCGCCGCTTTCAGGCATTTCAACCCCTCGGCCACCACTTCCGGCCCGGTGCCGTCGCCGCCTATAACTGCGATTCGTTTCAATTTATCCTCTCTTTAATAGATTCGTAACAAGATTTCCTATGGTGTTTTATACCTCACCCCCTGCCCCTCTCCTAGTCAGGAGAGGGGTGACTCTAAAAGGCCGTATTTTCCCTCTCCTGAATAGGAGAGGGTGGCCAAAGGCCGGGTGAGGTTACTCTTTAATCGATTGCAGCAGCCCGCCCGCCTCGGCAATCCGGAACGCAAAATCAGGCAGCGGTACGAACCGCAATTCCTTCCCGCTGGTGAGATTGCGGATGATTCCGGCGCGAAGCTCGATCTCCAGTTCGTCGCCATCCTTCACCGCGCCGATGACGCCTTTGCACTCAACTACCGGAAAACCGTTGTTGACGGCGTTACGGTAGAAAATGCGCGCGAAGCTTTCCGCCGCAACGCATCCCACCCCGGCTCCACGGAGCGCCCATATCGCATGTTCCCGCGAGGAGCCGCAGCCGAAATCGAAACCGGCGACAATAATATCCCCGGGCTTCACTTTCAGTACAAACTCACTGTCGATATCCTCCATAGCGTGGAGGGCCAGCTCTTCCTCGCTGTCGGTATTGAGGTAGCGGGCAGGAATGATTTCATCGGTATTGATATGGTCCCGGGTATATACGTGCGCTCTGCCTTTCATAGAATCATCTCCCTCGGATCGGTGATATGACCGGTGACCGCTGTAGCCGCGGCTGTCGCCGGGCTGGCAAGATAAACTTCGCTCTCCGGAGAACCCATCCGTCCCACAAAATTACGGTTGGTGGTGGAAACACAGCGCTCGCCCGCCGCCAGAATCCCCATGTAGCCGCCGAGACAGGCGCCGCAGGTCGGAGCGGACACCACGCATTTCGCATCGCTGAATATGTCGAACAGGCCTTCTTTCATCGCCTGACGCCAGACCGTGGTCGAAGCCGGCACCACGATGCACCTCGTTCCCTCGGCCACTTTCCTTCCCCGCAGGATACGGGCGGCGATCCGCAGGTCCTCGATCCGTCCGTTCGTGCAAGAGCCGATGTATACCTGGTCGATCTTTATATCTTTCGCCTCTCTGGCCTTACGGCCATCGGAGGGCAGGTGCGGAAACGCTACCATCGGCTCCAGGCCGGAGCAGTCAATCTCGATCACTTTGGAGAACTCTGCATCCGGGTCGGAAGTATTGACGGTGAAATCTTCATCGCTCCGGGCGCGGACATACTCGATGGTTTTTTCGTCGGGATTGATAATCCCCGATTTCGCCCCGGCCTCGATGGCCATGTTGGTGATGGTGAACCGGGCCTCAACCGAAAGCTCGTCGATCACCGGGCCGATGAACTCCATAGCCTTGTACAGAGCGCCGTCCACTCCAATCTGACGGATTATTTCGAGAATCACATCCTTGGAATACACCCCTTTCGGGAGAGAACCGGCGAGCACAAATTTCATGGTTTCCGGCACCCTGAACCACAGTTCCCCGGCATAGATTGCCGCCGCCAGATCTGTAGAGCCGATTCCGGTGGAAAACGCCCCCAGAGCGCCGTGTGTACAGGTGTGCGAATCTCCGCATACGATGGTCCGTCCGGGCAAAACCCAGCCGTCCTCAGGCAAAACCACATGGCAGACTCCGTTTTCGCCGACTTCATAGTAGTTTTTGAGGTGGTGTTTACGCACCCATTCACGGAGGCGCTTGGCCAGCTCTGCGCTCTTGATATCCTTGTTGGGTACAAAATGGTCAGGTATCACCACGATCTTCTCCGGATCGAAAACCCGGTCCATCCCCAGTTTCTGGAGCATGCTGATAGCCGGAGGGGTGGTGACATCATGGCACATCACAATGTCCAGCCTGGCATTTATCAGTTCTCCCGGCCGTACGGTTTTTCTTCCAGAATGAGCGGCCAGTATCTTTTCGGTTATGGTCATTCCCATTATACTTTATCTCCATCCCCCGCATCAGGCAAGTCATCCGGGGCTGAAATTCTCTGTTTTATCTTATTGAGTCCATCCACATACGCTTTTGCCGAAGCATCGAGAATATCGGTGGAAGAGCCGCGCCCGATAATCACGATCGAATGGTTCACCACCATGCGGAGTGTAACCTCCCCCATCGCCTCTGTCCCTGCGGTTACCGCCCGCAGCGAATACTCTTCAAGCTTGATGGGCATCCCGGCGATGGCATTGATCGCCTTGAACGTGGCATCCACAGGACCGTCGCCCCAGGCTGACTCCTGACGGACTTCCTCGCCCATCCTGATGCGCACTGTGGCGGTGGGAATGGTGGACGAGCCGCTGGAAATGTGGAAATATTCGAGTTTGAATACCTCCGGCACGCCGCGGATTTCATCCTCCACTATGGCGGCGATGTCTTCGTCAAACACTTCCTTTTTCTTGTCCGCAACTTCCAGGAACCGCTCAAAAGCGGTACCCAGCTCCTGCTCGGCCAGTTTGTAGCCCATGTCCTCAAGACGCTTTTTGAACCCGTGCTTGCCGGAATGACGGCCGAGGACGATTTTCATACCGTTCAGCCCGATCGATTCCGGAGTCATGATCTCATAGGTGGAGCGCTCCTTCAGGAGGCCGTCCACATGGATACCCGACTCGTGGGCAAAAGCGTTCGCTCCGACAATGGCCTTGTTCGGCTGCACCCGTATACCGGATAGATTTGATACGAGCTGGCTTGTACGGTAAATCTCCCGCGTGTTTACCCCGGAATCGAATCCAATGAAATCATGGCGAACCTTGAGAGCCATGACCACTTCTTCGAGCGAAGCGTTTCCTGCGCGCTCTCCCAGGCCGTTGACCGCAACTTCCACCTGCCGTGCGCCGTTGCGTACGGCCATGAGCGAGTTGGCCACCGCCAGACCGAGGTCATTATGACAGTGTACGCTGAAAATAGCCTGGCCGGCATTGGGAACATTGCTCACGATATCGCGAACGAACACCCCGAATTCGGATGGAATGGCATATCCGACCGTGTCGGGCAGATTGATCGTTTTCGCTCCGGCCTCGATTGTTGCCTGAACAACTTCCCTGAGGAAGCCGAGGTCGCTCCGAAAAGCGTCTTCCGCGCTGAATTCGACGTCGTTTACCAGGCTTCCCGCCAGCTTTACCGCCTCGACAGCCATACGGAGCACCTCGTCCTCCTTTTTATGGAGCTTGAACTCCATGTGAATGGGCGAGGTGGCGATAAAGGTATGAATCCGCGGCCGTACTGCGTATTTCAGGGCCTCGTACGCGGAGACAATATCTTTTTCCAGGGTGCGTGCGAGACCGGCGATAACCGTGTTCTTGATTTCAGCGGAGCATGCCTGTACCGCTTCGAACTGCACCGCCGAGGAGACCGGGAATCCGGCCTCGATGATATCCACTCCCAGCCGCTCCAGTTGTACCCCTATCTGGACTTTTTCCTTAACGGAGAGCGACGCGCCGGGCGATTGTTCCCCGTCACGGAGCGTGGTATCGAATATGATGATTCGTTTATTGCTCATGGTTTTCAATCCTCTTTGAGATGGGTGGGCGCAGACCAGCGCCGTTTTTCAATGTTTGAAATTGAAAGTAGCTAAGGCCGCTTTCGCCGAGACCCGCGGAACGCTCGTCCACTTGTACCACCCCCTTTCAAGGATAAAATCCCCCCGCCGCTTTGCGGCGACCCCCTTGTTAAGGGGGTTAAAAAAAGGATAAAAAATAAAACCTCGTATATAATTCTCCCCTTAATAAGGGGAGATGCCGGCAGGCAGAGGGGATTTCTTACTCAGTTTATTGTGATGAATATATGCATATTTCTATTTGTGCAGCCAGCTCATCATGCCGCGTAGCTCTTTGCCCACAGTTTCGATGAGGTGCTCTTCGCCCATCCGTTTCAGGGCGTTGTATACCGGTCTTCCGGCCTGATTTTCCAGGATCCACTCACGGGCAAACTGGCCGGACTGAATCTCGCTGAGAATCTGGCGCATCTCCTCACGGGTTTCCTCGGTGATGATCCTTGTTCCGGTGACCAGGTCGCCATACTCGGCAGTGTCGCTGATGGAGCTGCGCATATTGGCGATGCCGCCTTCATAGATCAGGTCAACGATGAGCTTTACTTCATGGAGACATTCGAAATAAGCGATTTCCGGCTTGTAACCGGCCTCGACCAGGGTTTCGAAAGCTGCCCTGATAAGCTCGGTCAATCCGCCGCAAAGCACCACCTGTTCGCCGAAGAGGTCGGTTTCGGTCTCTTCGAGGAAAGTTGTCTCGATGATCCCGGCGCGGCCGGCGCCGATACCGCATGCATGAGCCAGGGCGAGTTCCCTGGCCTTTCCGGTGGGATCCTGCTGAACAGCGATAAGGGCTGGAACGCCGCCGCCCTGCTCAAACACACGCCGTACCAGATGGCCGGGCCCTTTGGGGGCGACCATGTACACATCCACATCTTTTGGAGGTTTTATCTGGCCGAAATGGATATTGAAACCGTGCGAGAATACCAGAGCCTTGCCCGGTTTGAGCCCCTTTTCGATGTCGCTCTTGTATATACGGGCCTGAAGTTCATCGGGAAGGAGTATCTGGATGATATCCGCTTTTTCAGCGGCTTCTGCGGCGCTTACGGGTTTAAATCCCATTTCCACAGCCAGTTTGTAATTCGCGGTATCCGGCAGCTCGGCAACGATTACCTTATATCCCGAATCGCGGAGATTCTGGCCCTGCGCATGTCCCTGGGAACCGAATCCGATGATGGCGATCGTTTTATTCTGCAATACGCTTCGGTCGGCGTCTTTGTCATAATACATCTTCATTGCGAACCTCCCTTTGATTATAACTTGATAAATGTGCTATACATGATGTAATAACAATTGAGTATTTTTTTGGTATAGATGCCGAAACGGTTTCATCGTTCCCGCTAAGCGGCAACAAGTTCGGCATGACGTCTTCACTGGTCACCCTTAACCCATTTGATGAAACCATTGCTGCCTCGCAGGTACTGTAAAGCCGTTGCTGCTTCGCAGGCACAATGAAACCGTGTCCTGCCCCCTCCGGGGGAAGGATGTCCGAAGGACAGAAAGGGGGCTGCATCCAATTATATCGTCCTTTGATAAATGCTAACTGTTTCATTTCCTTTCATGTATTCGAATTCAGTTCCCTTACCATGGCTACTTTGCCGGTGCGAACAAGCTCAACGATACCATACGGCTCCATGAGCTTGATGAACGCCTCGACTTTGTCCTCCGTTCCGGTGATCTGGATGGTGAGCGCGGTGTGGCCTATATCGATCACCTTGGCGCGGAAGACATCGGCCACTTCCAGAATCTCTGACCGCGCGCCGGTATCGCTTTTCACCTTTATCAGACACAGCTCCCGTGCAATATATGTGCCGTCCGGCAGATCGATCACTTCGATTACATCCACCAGTTTGTTAAGCTGTTTGATCACCTGATCCAGTACCCGGTCATCGCCATGAACCACAATGGTCATGCGAGAGACTGAAGGGGTATTGGTCTCCCCGACCGCAAGGCTGTCGATGTTGTAGCCGCGTGAGGAAAAAAGCCCGCTCACCCTGGCCAGAACGCCGAATTTGTTCTCCACGGTTACAGATATGGTGTGTTTCATATCTCATGACCCTCCATTATCTTGTAGATAGGCTCGCCGGGCGCCACCATCGGCCATACATTGGCCTCACGGTCGACTCTGAAATCAATGAACACCGGCCCCGGGATGTCGAGAGCCTTTTCAATCGCAGGCCGAACCTCTTCCGGACGCTCAACCCGGATTCCGTGGGCGCCATAGGCTTCGGCCAGCTTGACAAAATCCGGCTGGCACTCGATGTCGGTTCCCGAATACCGTTTATTAAAGAAAAGCTCCTGCCATTGACGAACCATGCCGAGGTAGCGGTTGTTGATTATTGCCACCTTCACCGGCACCTTCTCCTGAACAGCGGTAGCCAGCTCCTGGATATTCATCTGGATGGAACCGTCTCCGGCGATATCGAATACCACCTCTCCGGGACGCCCTATCTGGGCACCGATCGCCGCAGGAAAACCGAATCCCATCGTTCCCAGGCCTCCGGACGAGATGAACTGCCTCGGCTTATCGAATTTGTAGTAGAGGGCCGCCCACATCTGGTTCTGTCCCACCTCGGTGGTTATGATGGCCTCCCCTTTTGTAACCTCGTAGATTTGCTCCACCACATACTGAGGTTTCAGAACGCCGGGTTCGTCTACATAGA
This window harbors:
- a CDS encoding pyridoxal phosphate-dependent aminotransferase, encoding MILSPAVRNIKPSMTLAISARANAMKARGIDVIPLSAGEPDFDTPKHICDAACEAIRSGFTRYTASSGIAELKKAICDKFHRDNGLDYAPAQVMVNCGAKHSDFLVIFSMIGPGDEVIIPSPYWLSYPEMVCLAGGKPVIIPCREENGFKITHLQLKEAITPRTRLLIMNTPSNPTGMIYSGEELGELGKVIVESGIHVLSDEIYEMLIYDGQRHVSIGSLSRELFAHTITVNGVSKAYSMTGWRIGYTAGPEELIKAMDAVQSQEVSNPTSISQKAALAALTGPQDFIEVMVREYDRRRRYMVDRLNTVHGVRCVMPEGAFYVFPDVSTLYGRNFKGKLISGSAAFCDYMLDEWKIAIIPGAPFGADTHVRLSYTVPMDIMERALDRFEEGIRALE
- the argJ gene encoding bifunctional glutamate N-acetyltransferase/amino-acid acetyltransferase ArgJ gives rise to the protein MKDIPGGITAPLGFRAGTAECGIKYPGRPDLVIIASDSAASCAGMFTTNRIKGAPVLVSRENLQNGSARAIIANSGNANTCNGEDGIAAAMTMTIETARYLICDPSEILVASTGVIGRPFPIDRVVAGIPRAIGSLSRASGNLAARAIMTTDTVPKETAVEIDMGDAFVRIGAIAKGAGMICPDMATLLCFITTDADIESAVLRRALKHAVSVSFNCITVDGDMSTNDTVLVLANGRAGNTSLKSRSRAFDQFTEGLTEVCLRMAKALVSDGEGATKFITIRVAGAAGKEDARQVGLSIANSPLVKTAFFGCDPNWGRIICAAGYSGVAIDEAHVTIALQGVPLFDAGRALLINEHEMRKKLNTREITVDVNLGMGQADAVIYTTDISHEYININAEYTT
- a CDS encoding aminotransferase class I/II-fold pyridoxal phosphate-dependent enzyme, whose product is MNNEYRRSARLEKLPPYLFGRLNDQKLKMRREGIDIIDFGMGNPNIPSPPAVVEKLREAVGDPKTHRYSASRGIPNIRKAVCRQYKHLYDVDLDWETESIALLGSKEGLSHLMLALLDTGDSVMVTNPTFPVHIYSVVIAGGNVVAVPLTEKTGFIPAMEDISREIWPKPKAIVLSFPHNPTTACVDLDFFGEIIEFARRTNTIVVHDFAYAQLGFDGYAPPSILQIPGAKDIAVEFTTMSKAYSMAGWRVGFCVGSARVVQDLYSIKGYFDYGIFTPVQVAAIAALDGSQDCVTETVKIYQKRRDVFIDGLAKIGWDVPRPRATMYIWAPIPEQYHALGSMEFSMKLLKEAEVVVSPGIAFGGLGDGYIRISLVENEHRINQAIRNIKKCLFS
- the cimA gene encoding citramalate synthase, giving the protein MTDTNTKNTIRHVDIYDSTLRDGAQAEAISFSMDDKLLITEKLDGLGVKYIEGGWPNYTSPKDLNFFREVGKLRLSVSKVTAFGSTRRASNSPEKDPILRTLIDADTEIVTIFGKSWDLHVEEVLRISLDENIGLIEDSIRFLRAQGRRVFYDAEHFFDGYKARPEYALRTIQAAEEGGAEIIVLCDTNGGSIPEETASICDEVKKRIGIPFGMHCHNDAGMSAANTLVGVVHGASQVQGTINGFGERCGNDNLCTTIPNLVLKLGVECLPEGRLSGLMDISRFVSEIANESHNHRQPYVGESAYAHKGGAHIDGVLKNPRTFEHVDPELVGNQRRFLLSDQSGRSTVLSKLSSFYMNLDRNGPLVKAVLAELKRKEHEGYQYEAAQGSFEILAARIIEGYTPPFSFEGFRVITDRRDDGSMVSEATIKLSVEGAEEHTAAEGDGPVDALNSALRKALNRFYPSLSEVRLEDYKVRVLDSDEGTAARVRVLIESSDGVDSWGTVGVSENVIDASYIALVDSLSYKLILDMRREKEA
- a CDS encoding 3-isopropylmalate dehydrogenase — encoded protein: MKRIAVIGGDGTGPEVVAEGLKCLKAAAGKVGFTYETVHFNWGGEHYLKTGEILPDNAVETLKTFDAILLGAIGHPGVRPGILEKGILLNLRFALDQYINLRPVKLYEGVQTPLAGKGPKDIDFIVVRENTEGLYVGSGGFMKKGTPDEVAIQESVNTRKGVERCIRFAFELARKRNKDRKVTLCGKTNVLTFAWDLWERAFHEVGAADYPDIARDYAHVDATCMWMVKNPEWFDVIVTDNMFGDIITDLGAVIQGGMGIAAGGNLNPEGVSMFEPIGGSAPKYTGTGKINPMAAILSAQMMLDYLGETKAAAILEKACIEVISRKMISMAAGKMGMSTAEVGDAVCEEIAK
- a CDS encoding 3-isopropylmalate dehydratase small subunit: MKGRAHVYTRDHINTDEIIPARYLNTDSEEELALHAMEDIDSEFVLKVKPGDIIVAGFDFGCGSSREHAIWALRGAGVGCVAAESFARIFYRNAVNNGFPVVECKGVIGAVKDGDELEIELRAGIIRNLTSGKELRFVPLPDFAFRIAEAGGLLQSIKE
- the leuC gene encoding 3-isopropylmalate dehydratase large subunit, giving the protein MGMTITEKILAAHSGRKTVRPGELINARLDIVMCHDVTTPPAISMLQKLGMDRVFDPEKIVVIPDHFVPNKDIKSAELAKRLREWVRKHHLKNYYEVGENGVCHVVLPEDGWVLPGRTIVCGDSHTCTHGALGAFSTGIGSTDLAAAIYAGELWFRVPETMKFVLAGSLPKGVYSKDVILEIIRQIGVDGALYKAMEFIGPVIDELSVEARFTITNMAIEAGAKSGIINPDEKTIEYVRARSDEDFTVNTSDPDAEFSKVIEIDCSGLEPMVAFPHLPSDGRKAREAKDIKIDQVYIGSCTNGRIEDLRIAARILRGRKVAEGTRCIVVPASTTVWRQAMKEGLFDIFSDAKCVVSAPTCGACLGGYMGILAAGERCVSTTNRNFVGRMGSPESEVYLASPATAAATAVTGHITDPREMIL